One Trichosurus vulpecula isolate mTriVul1 chromosome 7, mTriVul1.pri, whole genome shotgun sequence genomic region harbors:
- the MYO1C gene encoding unconventional myosin-Ic isoform X2: MRYRASALGSDGVRITSMESALTARDRVGVQDFVLLENFTSEAAFIENLRRRFRENLIYTYIGPVLVSVNPYRDLQIYSRQHMERYRGVSFYEVPPHLFAVADTVYRALRTERRDQAVLISGESGAGKTEATKKLLQFYAETCPASERGGAVRDRLLQSNPVLEAFGNAKTLRNDNSSRFGKYMDVQFDFKGAPVGGHILSYLLEKSRVVHQNHGERNFHIFYQLLEGGEEETLRRLGLERNAQSYLYLVKGQCAKVTSVNDKSDWKVVRKALSVIDFNEDDIEDLLSIVASVLHLGNLHFAADEQSNAQVTTENQVKYLTRLLQVDGSMLKEALTHRKIIAKGEELLSPLNLEQAAYARDALAKAIYSRTFSWLVNKINRSLAFKDPEFPSWRGTTVLGLVDIYGFEVFQHNSFEQFCINYCNEKLQQLFIELTLKSEQEEYEAEGIAWEPVPYLNNKIICDLVEEKFKGIISILDEECLRPGDATDLTFLEKLEDTVKHHPHFVTHKLADQRTRKSLGRGEFRLLHYAGEVTYSVTGFLDKNNDLLFRNLKETMCSSENPILSQCFDRSELTDKKRPETAATQFKASLFQLVEILMSKEPAYIRCIKPNDAKQPGRFDEVLIRHQVKYLGLMENLRVRRAGFAYRRKYENFLQRYKSLCPETWPTWDGRPQDGVSVLIQHLGYKPEEYKLGKTKIFIRFPKTLFATEDALEVRKQSLATKIQASWRGYHWRQKFLRVKRAAICIQSWWRGTLGRRKAAKRKWAAHMIRQLVQGFILRRAPRCPENAFFLDFVRCSFLLNLRRHLPRNVLDKTWPTPPPALHEASEQLRELCMRNMVWKYCRSISSEWKQQLHQKAVASEVFKGKKDNYPQSVPRLFINTRLAADEISPKVLQALGNEPVQYAVPVVKYDRKGYKPRARQLLLTPSAAVIVEEAKVKQRIEYANLTGISVSSLSDSLFVLHVQREDNKQKGDVVLQSDHVIETITKLALNADRVNSININQGSITFAGGPGRDGIIDFTPGSELLIAKAKNGHLAVVAPRLNSR; the protein is encoded by the exons ATGCGGTACCGAGCATCG GCCCTGGGTAGTGACGGAGTACGGATCACCAGCATGGAGAGCGCCCTGACTGCCAGGGACCGCGTCGGGGTCCAGGACTTTGTGCTATTGGAGAATTTCACTAGCGAAGCTGCGTTCATCGAGAACCTGAGACGGCGCTTCCGTGAAAACCTCATCTAT ACCTATATTGGGCCTGTGCTGGTCTCTGTCAACCCTTATCGGGACCTCCAGATCTACAGCCGGCAGCATATGGAACGTTACCGGGGTGTCAGCTTCTATGAGGTTCCCCCGCACCT GTTTGCTGTGGCTGATACAGTGTACCGGGCACTGCGCACGGAGAGAAGGGACCAGGCTGTGTTGATATCCGGGGAGAGTGGGGCAGGCAAGACTGAGGCCACCAAGAAGCTGCTGCAGTTCTATGCAGAGACCTGCCCTGCCAGTGAGCGGGGAGGGGCTGTAAGGGACAGACTGCTCCAGAGTAACCCTGTGCTGGAG GCCTTTGGAAATGCCAAGACCCTTCGAAATGACAACTCCAGCCGATTTGGCAAATACATGGATGTACAGTTTGACTTCAAG GGGGCCCCTGTAGGTGGACATATCCTCAGTTACCTCCTGGAAAAATCTCGAGTCGTTCACCAAAATCATGGGGAGAGAAACTTCCACATCTTCTATCAGCTGCTGGAGGGCGGGGAGGAAGAGACACTTCGGAGACTGGGCCTGGAGAGGAATGCCCAGAGCTATTTGTACCTGGTGAAG GGTCAGTGTGCCAAGGTCACATCAGTCAATGACAAGAGCGACTGGAAGGTGGTCAGGAAAGCACTTTCTGTCATTGACTTCAATGAGGATGACATCGAG GACCTACTGAGCATTGTGGCCAGTGTACTCCATCTGGGCAACCTCCACTTTGCCGCCGATGAGCAGAGCAATGCCCAGGTGACCACAGAGAACCAGGTCAAGTACCTGACGCGG CTGCTGCAGGTGGATGGCTCTATGCTGAAGGAAGCCCTAACCCACAGGAAGATCATTGCCAAGGGTGAGGAG CTCCTGAGCCCCCTGAACCTGGAGCAGGCTGCGTATGCCCGGGATGCCCTGGCGAAAGCCATCTACAGCCGCACCTTCTCCTGGCTGGTCAACAAGATCAATAGGTCACTGGCCTTCAAG GACCCAGAATTCCCCAGCTGGAGAGGCACCACGGTTCTGGGGCTGGTGGATATCTATGGCTTCGAGGTTTTCCAGCACAACAG CTTTGAGCAATTCTGCATTAATTACTGTAATGAAAAGCTGCAACAACTCTTCATCGAGCTCACCCTCAAGTCAGAGCAAGAAGAATACGAAGCAGAGGGTATTGCT TGGGAGCCGGTGCCGTACCTTAACAACAAGATTATCTGTGACTTAGTCGAGGAGAAGTTCAAGGGCATCATCTCCATCCTG gATGAGGAGTGCCTTCGCCCTGGGGACGCCACAGACCTGACCTTCCTGGAGAAGCTTGAGGACACTGTGAAGCACCACCCACACTTTGTCAC tCACAAGTTGGCTGACCAGCGGACAAGGAAATCCTTGGGTCGAGGTGAATTCCGTCTGTTGCACTATGCTGGGGAGGTGACCTACAGCGTGACAG GGTTTCTGGACAAGAACAATGACCTCCTGTTTCGTAACCTGAAGGAG aCCATGTGCAGTTCTGAAAACCCCATCTTGAGTCAGTGCTTCGACAGGAGTGAGCTCACAGACAAGAAGAGGCCGGAGACG GCGGCCACACAGTTTAAGGCGAGTCTGTTCCAACTGGTTGAGATCCTCATGTCCAAAGAACCTGCCTACATTCGCTGTATCAAGCCCAATGATGCCAAACAGCCAG GTCGGTTTGATGAGGTGCTTATCCGACACCAGGTGAAATATCTGGGGCTGATGGAGAATCTGCGGGTACGGAGAGCCGGCTTTGCCTATAGGCGCAAATATGAAAACTTCCTCCAGAG GTACAAGTCCTTGTGTCCCGAGACATGGCCCACGTGGGATGGGCGACCGCAGGATGGGGTGTCAGTCTTGATCCAACACCTCGGCTACAAGCCCGAGGAATACAAGCTGGGCAA AACCAAGATCTTCATTCGCTTCCCCAAGACGCTTTTTGCCACAGAAGATGCTCTGGAAGTGAGGAAGCAGAGTCTGG CCACAAAGATCCAGGCGTCATGGAGGGGATACCATTGGAGACAGAAATTCTTACGAGTGAAGCGTGCAG CTATCTGTATCCAGTCATGGTGGCGGGGGACCCTGGGCCGGAGGAAAGCCGCCAAGAGGAAATGGGCTGCCCACATGATCCGACA GCTAGTCCAAGGCTTCATCCTTCGCCGTGCACCCAGGTGCCCTGAAAATGCCTTCTTCTTGGATTTCGTTCGGTGCTCCTTCCTGCTGAATCTGCGGCGGCACCTTCCCCGGAATGTGCTGGACAAAACGTGGCCCACCCCTCCTCCTGCCCTACACGAG GCATCTGAGCAGCTGAGGGAGCTCTGTATGAGGAACATGGTGTGGAAATACTGCCGAAGCATCAGCTCTGAATGGAAGCAGCAG CTGCATCAGAAAGCTGTGGCCAGCGAGGTCTTCAAGGGCAAGAAAGATAACTACCCTCAGAGCGTGCCCAGACTCTTCATCAATACTCGGCTTG CTGCTGATGAGATCAGCCCCAAAGTGCTCCAGGCCCTAGGCAATGAACCTGTCCAG TACGCAGTGCCCGTGGTGAAGTATGACCGGAAGGGCTACAAGCCTCGGGCCCGGCAGCTGCTGCTGACCCCTAGTGCTGCGGTCATTGTGGAGGAGGCCAAGGTCAAACAGAGGATTGAATACGCCAACCTGACCG GAATCTCGGTCAGCAGCCTAAGTGACAGCCTTTTTGTCCTCCACGTTCAAAGGGAGGACAACAAGCAGAAG GGGGATGTGGTACTCCAAAGTGATCATGTGATTGAGACGATAACCAAGTTGGCCCTGAATGCAGACCGAGTCAACAGCATTAACATCAACCAGGGCAG CATCACCTTTGCTGGTGGCCCAGGCAGAGATGGCATCATTGACTTCACCCCTGGCTCCGAGCTCCTTATCGCCAAGGCCAAGAATGGGCACCTTGCTGTG GTGGCCCCCCGGCTGAACTCCCGATGA
- the MYO1C gene encoding unconventional myosin-Ic isoform X1, producing the protein MALQVELIPTGEIIRVVYPHGTCKTALGSDGVRITSMESALTARDRVGVQDFVLLENFTSEAAFIENLRRRFRENLIYTYIGPVLVSVNPYRDLQIYSRQHMERYRGVSFYEVPPHLFAVADTVYRALRTERRDQAVLISGESGAGKTEATKKLLQFYAETCPASERGGAVRDRLLQSNPVLEAFGNAKTLRNDNSSRFGKYMDVQFDFKGAPVGGHILSYLLEKSRVVHQNHGERNFHIFYQLLEGGEEETLRRLGLERNAQSYLYLVKGQCAKVTSVNDKSDWKVVRKALSVIDFNEDDIEDLLSIVASVLHLGNLHFAADEQSNAQVTTENQVKYLTRLLQVDGSMLKEALTHRKIIAKGEELLSPLNLEQAAYARDALAKAIYSRTFSWLVNKINRSLAFKDPEFPSWRGTTVLGLVDIYGFEVFQHNSFEQFCINYCNEKLQQLFIELTLKSEQEEYEAEGIAWEPVPYLNNKIICDLVEEKFKGIISILDEECLRPGDATDLTFLEKLEDTVKHHPHFVTHKLADQRTRKSLGRGEFRLLHYAGEVTYSVTGFLDKNNDLLFRNLKETMCSSENPILSQCFDRSELTDKKRPETAATQFKASLFQLVEILMSKEPAYIRCIKPNDAKQPGRFDEVLIRHQVKYLGLMENLRVRRAGFAYRRKYENFLQRYKSLCPETWPTWDGRPQDGVSVLIQHLGYKPEEYKLGKTKIFIRFPKTLFATEDALEVRKQSLATKIQASWRGYHWRQKFLRVKRAAICIQSWWRGTLGRRKAAKRKWAAHMIRQLVQGFILRRAPRCPENAFFLDFVRCSFLLNLRRHLPRNVLDKTWPTPPPALHEASEQLRELCMRNMVWKYCRSISSEWKQQLHQKAVASEVFKGKKDNYPQSVPRLFINTRLAADEISPKVLQALGNEPVQYAVPVVKYDRKGYKPRARQLLLTPSAAVIVEEAKVKQRIEYANLTGISVSSLSDSLFVLHVQREDNKQKGDVVLQSDHVIETITKLALNADRVNSININQGSITFAGGPGRDGIIDFTPGSELLIAKAKNGHLAVVAPRLNSR; encoded by the exons GCCCTGGGTAGTGACGGAGTACGGATCACCAGCATGGAGAGCGCCCTGACTGCCAGGGACCGCGTCGGGGTCCAGGACTTTGTGCTATTGGAGAATTTCACTAGCGAAGCTGCGTTCATCGAGAACCTGAGACGGCGCTTCCGTGAAAACCTCATCTAT ACCTATATTGGGCCTGTGCTGGTCTCTGTCAACCCTTATCGGGACCTCCAGATCTACAGCCGGCAGCATATGGAACGTTACCGGGGTGTCAGCTTCTATGAGGTTCCCCCGCACCT GTTTGCTGTGGCTGATACAGTGTACCGGGCACTGCGCACGGAGAGAAGGGACCAGGCTGTGTTGATATCCGGGGAGAGTGGGGCAGGCAAGACTGAGGCCACCAAGAAGCTGCTGCAGTTCTATGCAGAGACCTGCCCTGCCAGTGAGCGGGGAGGGGCTGTAAGGGACAGACTGCTCCAGAGTAACCCTGTGCTGGAG GCCTTTGGAAATGCCAAGACCCTTCGAAATGACAACTCCAGCCGATTTGGCAAATACATGGATGTACAGTTTGACTTCAAG GGGGCCCCTGTAGGTGGACATATCCTCAGTTACCTCCTGGAAAAATCTCGAGTCGTTCACCAAAATCATGGGGAGAGAAACTTCCACATCTTCTATCAGCTGCTGGAGGGCGGGGAGGAAGAGACACTTCGGAGACTGGGCCTGGAGAGGAATGCCCAGAGCTATTTGTACCTGGTGAAG GGTCAGTGTGCCAAGGTCACATCAGTCAATGACAAGAGCGACTGGAAGGTGGTCAGGAAAGCACTTTCTGTCATTGACTTCAATGAGGATGACATCGAG GACCTACTGAGCATTGTGGCCAGTGTACTCCATCTGGGCAACCTCCACTTTGCCGCCGATGAGCAGAGCAATGCCCAGGTGACCACAGAGAACCAGGTCAAGTACCTGACGCGG CTGCTGCAGGTGGATGGCTCTATGCTGAAGGAAGCCCTAACCCACAGGAAGATCATTGCCAAGGGTGAGGAG CTCCTGAGCCCCCTGAACCTGGAGCAGGCTGCGTATGCCCGGGATGCCCTGGCGAAAGCCATCTACAGCCGCACCTTCTCCTGGCTGGTCAACAAGATCAATAGGTCACTGGCCTTCAAG GACCCAGAATTCCCCAGCTGGAGAGGCACCACGGTTCTGGGGCTGGTGGATATCTATGGCTTCGAGGTTTTCCAGCACAACAG CTTTGAGCAATTCTGCATTAATTACTGTAATGAAAAGCTGCAACAACTCTTCATCGAGCTCACCCTCAAGTCAGAGCAAGAAGAATACGAAGCAGAGGGTATTGCT TGGGAGCCGGTGCCGTACCTTAACAACAAGATTATCTGTGACTTAGTCGAGGAGAAGTTCAAGGGCATCATCTCCATCCTG gATGAGGAGTGCCTTCGCCCTGGGGACGCCACAGACCTGACCTTCCTGGAGAAGCTTGAGGACACTGTGAAGCACCACCCACACTTTGTCAC tCACAAGTTGGCTGACCAGCGGACAAGGAAATCCTTGGGTCGAGGTGAATTCCGTCTGTTGCACTATGCTGGGGAGGTGACCTACAGCGTGACAG GGTTTCTGGACAAGAACAATGACCTCCTGTTTCGTAACCTGAAGGAG aCCATGTGCAGTTCTGAAAACCCCATCTTGAGTCAGTGCTTCGACAGGAGTGAGCTCACAGACAAGAAGAGGCCGGAGACG GCGGCCACACAGTTTAAGGCGAGTCTGTTCCAACTGGTTGAGATCCTCATGTCCAAAGAACCTGCCTACATTCGCTGTATCAAGCCCAATGATGCCAAACAGCCAG GTCGGTTTGATGAGGTGCTTATCCGACACCAGGTGAAATATCTGGGGCTGATGGAGAATCTGCGGGTACGGAGAGCCGGCTTTGCCTATAGGCGCAAATATGAAAACTTCCTCCAGAG GTACAAGTCCTTGTGTCCCGAGACATGGCCCACGTGGGATGGGCGACCGCAGGATGGGGTGTCAGTCTTGATCCAACACCTCGGCTACAAGCCCGAGGAATACAAGCTGGGCAA AACCAAGATCTTCATTCGCTTCCCCAAGACGCTTTTTGCCACAGAAGATGCTCTGGAAGTGAGGAAGCAGAGTCTGG CCACAAAGATCCAGGCGTCATGGAGGGGATACCATTGGAGACAGAAATTCTTACGAGTGAAGCGTGCAG CTATCTGTATCCAGTCATGGTGGCGGGGGACCCTGGGCCGGAGGAAAGCCGCCAAGAGGAAATGGGCTGCCCACATGATCCGACA GCTAGTCCAAGGCTTCATCCTTCGCCGTGCACCCAGGTGCCCTGAAAATGCCTTCTTCTTGGATTTCGTTCGGTGCTCCTTCCTGCTGAATCTGCGGCGGCACCTTCCCCGGAATGTGCTGGACAAAACGTGGCCCACCCCTCCTCCTGCCCTACACGAG GCATCTGAGCAGCTGAGGGAGCTCTGTATGAGGAACATGGTGTGGAAATACTGCCGAAGCATCAGCTCTGAATGGAAGCAGCAG CTGCATCAGAAAGCTGTGGCCAGCGAGGTCTTCAAGGGCAAGAAAGATAACTACCCTCAGAGCGTGCCCAGACTCTTCATCAATACTCGGCTTG CTGCTGATGAGATCAGCCCCAAAGTGCTCCAGGCCCTAGGCAATGAACCTGTCCAG TACGCAGTGCCCGTGGTGAAGTATGACCGGAAGGGCTACAAGCCTCGGGCCCGGCAGCTGCTGCTGACCCCTAGTGCTGCGGTCATTGTGGAGGAGGCCAAGGTCAAACAGAGGATTGAATACGCCAACCTGACCG GAATCTCGGTCAGCAGCCTAAGTGACAGCCTTTTTGTCCTCCACGTTCAAAGGGAGGACAACAAGCAGAAG GGGGATGTGGTACTCCAAAGTGATCATGTGATTGAGACGATAACCAAGTTGGCCCTGAATGCAGACCGAGTCAACAGCATTAACATCAACCAGGGCAG CATCACCTTTGCTGGTGGCCCAGGCAGAGATGGCATCATTGACTTCACCCCTGGCTCCGAGCTCCTTATCGCCAAGGCCAAGAATGGGCACCTTGCTGTG GTGGCCCCCCGGCTGAACTCCCGATGA
- the MYO1C gene encoding unconventional myosin-Ic isoform X3, translating to MESALTARDRVGVQDFVLLENFTSEAAFIENLRRRFRENLIYTYIGPVLVSVNPYRDLQIYSRQHMERYRGVSFYEVPPHLFAVADTVYRALRTERRDQAVLISGESGAGKTEATKKLLQFYAETCPASERGGAVRDRLLQSNPVLEAFGNAKTLRNDNSSRFGKYMDVQFDFKGAPVGGHILSYLLEKSRVVHQNHGERNFHIFYQLLEGGEEETLRRLGLERNAQSYLYLVKGQCAKVTSVNDKSDWKVVRKALSVIDFNEDDIEDLLSIVASVLHLGNLHFAADEQSNAQVTTENQVKYLTRLLQVDGSMLKEALTHRKIIAKGEELLSPLNLEQAAYARDALAKAIYSRTFSWLVNKINRSLAFKDPEFPSWRGTTVLGLVDIYGFEVFQHNSFEQFCINYCNEKLQQLFIELTLKSEQEEYEAEGIAWEPVPYLNNKIICDLVEEKFKGIISILDEECLRPGDATDLTFLEKLEDTVKHHPHFVTHKLADQRTRKSLGRGEFRLLHYAGEVTYSVTGFLDKNNDLLFRNLKETMCSSENPILSQCFDRSELTDKKRPETAATQFKASLFQLVEILMSKEPAYIRCIKPNDAKQPGRFDEVLIRHQVKYLGLMENLRVRRAGFAYRRKYENFLQRYKSLCPETWPTWDGRPQDGVSVLIQHLGYKPEEYKLGKTKIFIRFPKTLFATEDALEVRKQSLATKIQASWRGYHWRQKFLRVKRAAICIQSWWRGTLGRRKAAKRKWAAHMIRQLVQGFILRRAPRCPENAFFLDFVRCSFLLNLRRHLPRNVLDKTWPTPPPALHEASEQLRELCMRNMVWKYCRSISSEWKQQLHQKAVASEVFKGKKDNYPQSVPRLFINTRLAADEISPKVLQALGNEPVQYAVPVVKYDRKGYKPRARQLLLTPSAAVIVEEAKVKQRIEYANLTGISVSSLSDSLFVLHVQREDNKQKGDVVLQSDHVIETITKLALNADRVNSININQGSITFAGGPGRDGIIDFTPGSELLIAKAKNGHLAVVAPRLNSR from the exons ATGGAGAGCGCCCTGACTGCCAGGGACCGCGTCGGGGTCCAGGACTTTGTGCTATTGGAGAATTTCACTAGCGAAGCTGCGTTCATCGAGAACCTGAGACGGCGCTTCCGTGAAAACCTCATCTAT ACCTATATTGGGCCTGTGCTGGTCTCTGTCAACCCTTATCGGGACCTCCAGATCTACAGCCGGCAGCATATGGAACGTTACCGGGGTGTCAGCTTCTATGAGGTTCCCCCGCACCT GTTTGCTGTGGCTGATACAGTGTACCGGGCACTGCGCACGGAGAGAAGGGACCAGGCTGTGTTGATATCCGGGGAGAGTGGGGCAGGCAAGACTGAGGCCACCAAGAAGCTGCTGCAGTTCTATGCAGAGACCTGCCCTGCCAGTGAGCGGGGAGGGGCTGTAAGGGACAGACTGCTCCAGAGTAACCCTGTGCTGGAG GCCTTTGGAAATGCCAAGACCCTTCGAAATGACAACTCCAGCCGATTTGGCAAATACATGGATGTACAGTTTGACTTCAAG GGGGCCCCTGTAGGTGGACATATCCTCAGTTACCTCCTGGAAAAATCTCGAGTCGTTCACCAAAATCATGGGGAGAGAAACTTCCACATCTTCTATCAGCTGCTGGAGGGCGGGGAGGAAGAGACACTTCGGAGACTGGGCCTGGAGAGGAATGCCCAGAGCTATTTGTACCTGGTGAAG GGTCAGTGTGCCAAGGTCACATCAGTCAATGACAAGAGCGACTGGAAGGTGGTCAGGAAAGCACTTTCTGTCATTGACTTCAATGAGGATGACATCGAG GACCTACTGAGCATTGTGGCCAGTGTACTCCATCTGGGCAACCTCCACTTTGCCGCCGATGAGCAGAGCAATGCCCAGGTGACCACAGAGAACCAGGTCAAGTACCTGACGCGG CTGCTGCAGGTGGATGGCTCTATGCTGAAGGAAGCCCTAACCCACAGGAAGATCATTGCCAAGGGTGAGGAG CTCCTGAGCCCCCTGAACCTGGAGCAGGCTGCGTATGCCCGGGATGCCCTGGCGAAAGCCATCTACAGCCGCACCTTCTCCTGGCTGGTCAACAAGATCAATAGGTCACTGGCCTTCAAG GACCCAGAATTCCCCAGCTGGAGAGGCACCACGGTTCTGGGGCTGGTGGATATCTATGGCTTCGAGGTTTTCCAGCACAACAG CTTTGAGCAATTCTGCATTAATTACTGTAATGAAAAGCTGCAACAACTCTTCATCGAGCTCACCCTCAAGTCAGAGCAAGAAGAATACGAAGCAGAGGGTATTGCT TGGGAGCCGGTGCCGTACCTTAACAACAAGATTATCTGTGACTTAGTCGAGGAGAAGTTCAAGGGCATCATCTCCATCCTG gATGAGGAGTGCCTTCGCCCTGGGGACGCCACAGACCTGACCTTCCTGGAGAAGCTTGAGGACACTGTGAAGCACCACCCACACTTTGTCAC tCACAAGTTGGCTGACCAGCGGACAAGGAAATCCTTGGGTCGAGGTGAATTCCGTCTGTTGCACTATGCTGGGGAGGTGACCTACAGCGTGACAG GGTTTCTGGACAAGAACAATGACCTCCTGTTTCGTAACCTGAAGGAG aCCATGTGCAGTTCTGAAAACCCCATCTTGAGTCAGTGCTTCGACAGGAGTGAGCTCACAGACAAGAAGAGGCCGGAGACG GCGGCCACACAGTTTAAGGCGAGTCTGTTCCAACTGGTTGAGATCCTCATGTCCAAAGAACCTGCCTACATTCGCTGTATCAAGCCCAATGATGCCAAACAGCCAG GTCGGTTTGATGAGGTGCTTATCCGACACCAGGTGAAATATCTGGGGCTGATGGAGAATCTGCGGGTACGGAGAGCCGGCTTTGCCTATAGGCGCAAATATGAAAACTTCCTCCAGAG GTACAAGTCCTTGTGTCCCGAGACATGGCCCACGTGGGATGGGCGACCGCAGGATGGGGTGTCAGTCTTGATCCAACACCTCGGCTACAAGCCCGAGGAATACAAGCTGGGCAA AACCAAGATCTTCATTCGCTTCCCCAAGACGCTTTTTGCCACAGAAGATGCTCTGGAAGTGAGGAAGCAGAGTCTGG CCACAAAGATCCAGGCGTCATGGAGGGGATACCATTGGAGACAGAAATTCTTACGAGTGAAGCGTGCAG CTATCTGTATCCAGTCATGGTGGCGGGGGACCCTGGGCCGGAGGAAAGCCGCCAAGAGGAAATGGGCTGCCCACATGATCCGACA GCTAGTCCAAGGCTTCATCCTTCGCCGTGCACCCAGGTGCCCTGAAAATGCCTTCTTCTTGGATTTCGTTCGGTGCTCCTTCCTGCTGAATCTGCGGCGGCACCTTCCCCGGAATGTGCTGGACAAAACGTGGCCCACCCCTCCTCCTGCCCTACACGAG GCATCTGAGCAGCTGAGGGAGCTCTGTATGAGGAACATGGTGTGGAAATACTGCCGAAGCATCAGCTCTGAATGGAAGCAGCAG CTGCATCAGAAAGCTGTGGCCAGCGAGGTCTTCAAGGGCAAGAAAGATAACTACCCTCAGAGCGTGCCCAGACTCTTCATCAATACTCGGCTTG CTGCTGATGAGATCAGCCCCAAAGTGCTCCAGGCCCTAGGCAATGAACCTGTCCAG TACGCAGTGCCCGTGGTGAAGTATGACCGGAAGGGCTACAAGCCTCGGGCCCGGCAGCTGCTGCTGACCCCTAGTGCTGCGGTCATTGTGGAGGAGGCCAAGGTCAAACAGAGGATTGAATACGCCAACCTGACCG GAATCTCGGTCAGCAGCCTAAGTGACAGCCTTTTTGTCCTCCACGTTCAAAGGGAGGACAACAAGCAGAAG GGGGATGTGGTACTCCAAAGTGATCATGTGATTGAGACGATAACCAAGTTGGCCCTGAATGCAGACCGAGTCAACAGCATTAACATCAACCAGGGCAG CATCACCTTTGCTGGTGGCCCAGGCAGAGATGGCATCATTGACTTCACCCCTGGCTCCGAGCTCCTTATCGCCAAGGCCAAGAATGGGCACCTTGCTGTG GTGGCCCCCCGGCTGAACTCCCGATGA